A window from Corythoichthys intestinalis isolate RoL2023-P3 chromosome 10, ASM3026506v1, whole genome shotgun sequence encodes these proteins:
- the kcnk18 gene encoding potassium channel subfamily K member 18, with product MRATQDKQAKSPFSQANMCKVRMWKLLPHVMLCLSLVIYAALGACLFQYIEGRAPPMKKEYHDFLGDIILHVQNLTKHPSTHQNIVIEVEHKMKNFQTKWLQTPDMWTFFGAMFFVCTVFTTVGYGAIYPVTLPGKVACILYSMVGIPLMLLVMLDIGDFMATLLTKAIVHIHAFFKVLRSHCLSKLTLCGNVRESNHRTLEDGTIVYSNDIVIHELLNVREVLQSQVTVKSNSIQLQKNREIFEKILAKENLLHTGPLLRSLSCPELNQMPPLPKGFAIWDFTGMGDTMDALDVPFVLILFIVFAYIFLGGLILPIWETEMEGFDPYYFCFITLTTIGFGDIVPQHPNFFMLTSLFIIAGMAIMSMAFKLSQTRLVDCYRHCISIISRGNTNTAKD from the exons ATGAGAGCTACGCAAGACAAGCAAGCAAAAAGCCCGTTCAGCCAGGCCAATATGTGCAAAGTGCGGATGTGGAAGCTGCTCCCTCACGTAATGCTGTGCCTGTCTTTGGTCATTTACGCAGCACTGGGTGCGTGTTTGTTCCAATACATCGAAGGAAGGGCACCTCCCATGAAAAAGGAATACCATGACTTCTTGGGCGACATTATCCTGCATGTCCAGAATCTCACCA AACATCCATCTACTCACCAAAACATAGTGATAGAAGTGGAGCATAAGATGAAGAATTTTCAGACCAAATGGCTCCAAACACCTGACATGTGGACATTCTTTGGCGCAATGTTCTTCGTATGCACAGTCTTCACAACGGTTG GCTATGGAGCCATCTATCCAGTCACCCTACCTGGTAAAGTGGCGTGTATCTTGTATTCTATGGTGGGCATTCCGCTAATGCTTTTAGTCATGCTTGATATCGGAGACTTCATGGCTACGTTGTTGACCAAAGCGATTGTTCATATCCATGCCTTCTTCAAAGTCCTACGCTCACACTGTCTGTCCAAACTGACACTTTGCGGGAACGTGAGAGAGTCGAACCATCGGACTTTGGAAGACGGTACAAttgtttacagcaatgacattgtgATTCATGAACTACTCAACGTCCGGGAAGTCTTGCAAAGTCAAGTGACAGTGAAGTCCAATTCCATTCAGCTCCAAAAAAATCGAGAGATCTTTGAGAAGATTCTTGCCAAAGAGAATCTCCTGCATACGGGGCCATTGCTAAGGAGCCTGTCTTGCCCAGAACTGAATCAAATGCCACCGTTGCCCAAGGGATTTGCCATATGGGACTTCACCGGAATGGGAGACACTATGGACGCGCTGGATGTACCATTTGTGCTCATTCTTTTCATCGTGTTTGCTTACATTTTCCTTGGAGGGCTCATTCTTCCAATATGGGAGACAGAAATGGAGGGATTTGACCCTTACTATTTCTGTTTTATCACACTCACAACTATTGGGTTTGGAGACATTGTGCCTCAACATCCCAATTTTTTTATGCTCACCTCACTCTTCATCATTGCAGGCATGGCCATCATGTCCATGGCATTTAAGCTTAGCCAGACACGACTTGTAGACTGCTACCGCCACTGTATTAGCATCATAAGCAGGGGAAACACTAATACAGCCAaggactaa